The Syntrophotalea acetylenivorans genome contains the following window.
GACAGTGAATGGGCTCCCGCTGTTGATTATCTTCTTGTTTTGCTACCAATGATGTTTTTTCAGTTTGTTGTTTCTCCATTATCTCTAACTGTTACAATATTCAAACGTCAACAGTACGATGCTATTTTCTCTATTGTCAGACTTTTCTTTATTGTTGTTCCTTTTGCGTCGTCTCATTTTTTTGACGCGGATTTTTTAATTTGTTTGCACCTATTAGTGTTCTTGTCTTCTCTTTCCTATGGCTTGTTTGGGTTTTCTTGTTGGAAGGTGATAAATAATGAATGTAAAAAAAGTGTTGAAGCTGTTATTTAGATTATGTGGTGTGCCTGTTCTCAGGGGGATAGCACCCTTGTTTTATAAGAAAGAATTACTTCGGGGTCGTTATTTTGACGACAGTCTAGAAGGGTGGCTTTGGGTATTTAGAGGCTTTTGGTTTCAAAAAATTCTAGGGTTTAATAGACATTTGCCCTTTCCTGCCTCCTCGCACGTTCATGTTTCAGATCCTCAAAACCTTATTTTAGGCAGCAATGTGCTTAATAATTTTCAGTCTTTTGGGATTTATTTTCAGAACTTTTCTGGAAAAATACATTTGGGGAATGATTGTTATATCGGACCTAATGTCGGCCTTATTACAGCGAATCATGATCTAAGCGATCCTTCAAAGCACCTACCTGGGAAGGATATCATTATAGGGGCACGTTGTTGGGTTGGAATGAATAGTGTGATTATGCCTGGTGTTGTCCTTGGTGAAGGGACTGTGGTTGCTGCCGGTTCTGTCGTTACAAAATCATTTCCCGAGGGAAATGTTCTTTTGGCAGGTAGTCCTGTAAAAGTTATGAAGGAGATAATAAATTCATGAAAGTCGTAACAATAATTGGAGCTCGCC
Protein-coding sequences here:
- a CDS encoding acyltransferase; protein product: MNVKKVLKLLFRLCGVPVLRGIAPLFYKKELLRGRYFDDSLEGWLWVFRGFWFQKILGFNRHLPFPASSHVHVSDPQNLILGSNVLNNFQSFGIYFQNFSGKIHLGNDCYIGPNVGLITANHDLSDPSKHLPGKDIIIGARCWVGMNSVIMPGVVLGEGTVVAAGSVVTKSFPEGNVLLAGSPVKVMKEIINS